From the genome of Vigna angularis cultivar LongXiaoDou No.4 chromosome 11, ASM1680809v1, whole genome shotgun sequence, one region includes:
- the LOC108333992 gene encoding AP-2 complex subunit alpha-1 isoform X1, which translates to MAMSGMRGLSVFISDIRNCQNKEQERLRVDKELGNIRTRFKNEKALTPYEKKKYVWKMLYIYMLGYDVDFGHMEAVSLISAPKYPEKQVGYIVTSSLLNENHDFLRLAINTVRNDIIGRNETFQCLALTMVGNIGGREFAESLAPDVQKLLISSSCRPLVRKKAALCLLRLYRKNPDVVNVDGWADRMAQLLDERDLGVLTSSMSLLVALVSNNHEAYWSCLPKCIKILERLARNLDIPQEYTYYGIPSPWLQVKTMRALQYFPTIEDPNARRSLFEVLQRILMGTDVVKNVNKNNASHAVLFEALALVMHLDAEKEMMSQCVALLGKFIAVREPNIRYLGLENMTRMLMVTDIQDIIKRHQAQIITSLKDPDISIRRRALDLLYGMCDVSNAKDIVEELLQYLSTAEFAMREELSLKAAILAEKFAPDLSWYVDVILQLIDKAGDFVSDDIWFRVVQFVTNNEDLQPYAAAKAREYLDKPAIHETMVKVSAYILGEFGHLLARRPGCSPKEIFGIIHEKLPTVSTSTISILLSTYAKILMHSQPPDPELQNQIWTIFKKYESSIEVEIQQRAVEYFALSRKGAALMDILAEMPKFPERQSALIKKAEDTEVDTAEQSAIRLRAQQLSQTSNALVVTEQSHANGTPPGGQLSLVKIPSMSSNVDDTSADGRLSQENGTLSKVDSQPPSGDFLGDLLGPLAIEGPPSINIHTRSSSNSGLEGTVVEATAIVPAGEQTNSVQPIGNIAERFHALCVKDSGVLYEDPYIQIGIKAEWRAHLGHLVLFLGNKNTSPLVSVQALILPPTHLKMELSLVPETIPPRAQVQCPLEVINLHPSRDVAVLDFSYMFGNDRVNVKLRLPAVLNKFLQPISVTAEEFFPQWRSLPGPPLKLQEVVRGVRPLPLPEMANLFSSYHITVSPGLDPNPNNLVASTTFYSESTRAMLCLIRIETDPADRTQLRMTVASGDPTLTFELKEFIKDQLVSIPTPIAIRPTQLAPASPVAQPSSAPASLTDPGAMLAALL; encoded by the exons ATGGCGATGTCGGGGATGCGAGGGCTCTCCGTTTTCATAAGCGATATTCGCAATTGTCAGAACAAGGAGCAGGAGAGGCTTCGCGTGGACAAGGAACTCGGCAACATACGCACGCGCTTCAAAAATGAGAAG GCTTTGACTCCATacgagaaaaagaaatatgtttgGAAAATGCTTTATATATACATGCTTGGCTATGATGTGGATTTTGGTCACATGGAGGCTGTTTCTCTTATATCTGCCCCAAAGTATCCTGAAAAACAG GTCGGATACATTGTAACTTCAAGTTTGCTTAATGAAAATCATGACTTTCTCAGGTTGGCTATAAATACAGTGCGCAATGATATCATTGGTCGTAATGAAACCTTCCAGTGTCTAGCATTGACTATG GTTGGAAATATTGGTGGGAGAGAATTTGCTGAGTCCTTAGCACCTGACGTGCAAAAGTTGCTG ATATCAAGCAGTTGCAGACCACTCGTCAGAAAAAAAGCTGCATTGTGTTTGCTACGTCTGTACAGGAAAAATCCTGATGTTGTTAATGTAGATGGATG GGCGGATCGGATGGCACAACTTTTGGATGAACGAGATCTTGGTGTTTTGACATCTTCTATGAGCCTTCTTGTTGCATTGGTATCAAACAACCACGAGGCATACTGGAGTTGTCTTCCCAAGTGTATCAAAATTTTAGAGCGGCTTGCTAGGAACCTGGATATCCCTCAAGAATACACTTACTATGGTATCCCGTCTCCCTGGCTTCAG GTCAAAACAATGAGGGCTCTTCAATATTTTCCTACAATTGAAGATCCTAATGCCAGAAGGTCACTGTTTGAG GTCTTACAAAGGATACTGATGGGAACTGATGTTGTAaaaaatgtgaacaaaaataatgCATCCCATGCTGTTCTTTTTGAAGCCCTTGCTCTG GTGATGCATCTTGATGCCGAAAAAGAGATGATGTCTCAATGCGTGGCTCTTCTTGGAAAATTTATTGCTGTCCGTGAACCAAACATCCGGTATCTTGGCTTG GAGAATATGACTAGAATGTTGATGGTTACTGATATACAAGATATCATAAAAAGACATCAAGCTCAGATTATTACCTCATTGAAAGATCCTGACATCAG TATTCGGAGGCGTGCTCTAGATTTGCTTTATGGCATGTGTGATGTTTCAAATGCAAAGGATATAGTTGAAGAACTACTGCAG TATCTCAGCACAGCAGAGTTTGCAATGCGTGAGGAATTGTCACTTAAAGCGGCTATTCTAGCTGAGAAGTTTGCACCAGACCTTTCATG GTACGTTGATGTAATTCTTCAATTAATTGACAAGGCTGGAGATTTTGTTAGTGATGATATATGGTTTCGGGTGGTGCAGTTTGTTACAAACAATGAAGATTTACAG CCTTATGCTGCGGCAAAAGCGCGAGAGTATCTTGACAAACCTGCTATACACGAGACAATGGTTAAG GTCAGTGCATACATCCTTGGAGAGTTTGGACACCTTCTAGCCAGACGACCTGGATGCAGTCCAAAGGAAATATTTGGCATTATACATGAGAAGCTTCCTACTGTATC GACTTCTACTATTTCTATTCTTTTGTCTACATATGCTAAAATTCTGATGCACAGTCAACCACCAGACCCTGAATTACAAAATCAGATATGGACAATATTTAAGAA ATATGAAAGCTCAATTGAAGTTGAAATACAGCAAAGAGCTGTCGAATATTTTGCATTGAGTAGAAAAGGTGCAGCTCTAATGGACATATTGGCCGAAATGCCTAAATTCCCCGAACGACAG TCTGCTTTGATTAAAAAGGCTGAAGACACTGAAGTTGACACTGCAGAACAAAGTGCCATAAGGTTACGAGCTCAACAGCTATCTCAAACATCAAATGCTTTGGTTGTAACAGAACAAAGTCATGCTAATGGAACTCCTCCTGGTGGCCAACTTAGCCTTGTAAAAATTCCCAGCATGAGCAGTAATGTG GATGATACCTCAGCAGATGGAAGATTATCCCAGGAAAATGGGACTTTGAGTAAAGTAGATTCTCAACCTCCTTCAGGAGATTTCCTTGGTGATCTCTTGGGTCCATTGGCTATTGAAGGCCCTCCCAGTATCAATATCCACACTCGGTCAAGCTCTAATTCAGGATTGGAAGGAACTGTGGTTGAAGCCACAGCCATAGTACCTGCTGGAGAACAGACCAATTCGGTGCAG CCAATTGGAAATATTGCTGAAAGGTTTCATGCTTTGTGCGTGAAGGATAGTGGTGTTCTATACGAGGATCCCTACATTCAG ATTGGTATTAAGGCAGAATGGAGAGCTCACCTTGGACATCTTGTTCTTTTCTTGGGAAACAAGAACACTTCTCCTCTTGTCTCTGTTCAAGCTTTAATATTGCCTCCCACACATTTGAAGATGGAGCTCTCTCTAGTACCAGAAACCATACCTCCCCGGGCACAA GTGCAATGCCCACTTGAGGTCATTAATCTCCATCCAAGCAGGGATGTCGCTGTTCTTGATTTCTCCTACATGTTTGGTAACGATAGG GTCAATGTCAAACTTCGCCTACCTGCTGTCCTAAATAAATTTCTCCAACCTATATCTGTAACTGCTGAAGAGTTTTTCCCTCAATGGAGATCACTTCCTGGACCACCTTTGAAACTTCAAGAAGTG GTTAGAGGTGTTAGGCCACTTCCACTGCCTGAAATGGCAAACTTATTCAGCAGTTACCACATAACAGTTTCCCCTGGCCTT GATCCCAATCCAAACAATCTCGTTGCGAGTACAACATTTTATTCAGAAAGTACTAGGGCAATGCTTTGTTTA ATAAGAATTGAGACAGACCCAGCTGACAGAACCCAGCTGCGAATGACAGTTGCTTCAGGGGACCCAACACTAACATTTGA GCTGAAGGAGTTCATCAAAGACCAATTAGTGAGCATTCCCACTCCTATCGCAATTCGTCCGACACAGCTAGCTCCAGCATCTCCAGTGGCTCAACCCAGCAGTGCTCCCGCATCCTTGACGGATCCTGGGGCAATGCTGGCTGCTCTTTTATGA
- the LOC108333992 gene encoding AP-2 complex subunit alpha-1 isoform X2, which produces MADRMAQLLDERDLGVLTSSMSLLVALVSNNHEAYWSCLPKCIKILERLARNLDIPQEYTYYGIPSPWLQVKTMRALQYFPTIEDPNARRSLFEVLQRILMGTDVVKNVNKNNASHAVLFEALALVMHLDAEKEMMSQCVALLGKFIAVREPNIRYLGLENMTRMLMVTDIQDIIKRHQAQIITSLKDPDISIRRRALDLLYGMCDVSNAKDIVEELLQYLSTAEFAMREELSLKAAILAEKFAPDLSWYVDVILQLIDKAGDFVSDDIWFRVVQFVTNNEDLQPYAAAKAREYLDKPAIHETMVKVSAYILGEFGHLLARRPGCSPKEIFGIIHEKLPTVSTSTISILLSTYAKILMHSQPPDPELQNQIWTIFKKYESSIEVEIQQRAVEYFALSRKGAALMDILAEMPKFPERQSALIKKAEDTEVDTAEQSAIRLRAQQLSQTSNALVVTEQSHANGTPPGGQLSLVKIPSMSSNVDDTSADGRLSQENGTLSKVDSQPPSGDFLGDLLGPLAIEGPPSINIHTRSSSNSGLEGTVVEATAIVPAGEQTNSVQPIGNIAERFHALCVKDSGVLYEDPYIQIGIKAEWRAHLGHLVLFLGNKNTSPLVSVQALILPPTHLKMELSLVPETIPPRAQVQCPLEVINLHPSRDVAVLDFSYMFGNDRVNVKLRLPAVLNKFLQPISVTAEEFFPQWRSLPGPPLKLQEVVRGVRPLPLPEMANLFSSYHITVSPGLDPNPNNLVASTTFYSESTRAMLCLIRIETDPADRTQLRMTVASGDPTLTFELKEFIKDQLVSIPTPIAIRPTQLAPASPVAQPSSAPASLTDPGAMLAALL; this is translated from the exons AT GGCGGATCGGATGGCACAACTTTTGGATGAACGAGATCTTGGTGTTTTGACATCTTCTATGAGCCTTCTTGTTGCATTGGTATCAAACAACCACGAGGCATACTGGAGTTGTCTTCCCAAGTGTATCAAAATTTTAGAGCGGCTTGCTAGGAACCTGGATATCCCTCAAGAATACACTTACTATGGTATCCCGTCTCCCTGGCTTCAG GTCAAAACAATGAGGGCTCTTCAATATTTTCCTACAATTGAAGATCCTAATGCCAGAAGGTCACTGTTTGAG GTCTTACAAAGGATACTGATGGGAACTGATGTTGTAaaaaatgtgaacaaaaataatgCATCCCATGCTGTTCTTTTTGAAGCCCTTGCTCTG GTGATGCATCTTGATGCCGAAAAAGAGATGATGTCTCAATGCGTGGCTCTTCTTGGAAAATTTATTGCTGTCCGTGAACCAAACATCCGGTATCTTGGCTTG GAGAATATGACTAGAATGTTGATGGTTACTGATATACAAGATATCATAAAAAGACATCAAGCTCAGATTATTACCTCATTGAAAGATCCTGACATCAG TATTCGGAGGCGTGCTCTAGATTTGCTTTATGGCATGTGTGATGTTTCAAATGCAAAGGATATAGTTGAAGAACTACTGCAG TATCTCAGCACAGCAGAGTTTGCAATGCGTGAGGAATTGTCACTTAAAGCGGCTATTCTAGCTGAGAAGTTTGCACCAGACCTTTCATG GTACGTTGATGTAATTCTTCAATTAATTGACAAGGCTGGAGATTTTGTTAGTGATGATATATGGTTTCGGGTGGTGCAGTTTGTTACAAACAATGAAGATTTACAG CCTTATGCTGCGGCAAAAGCGCGAGAGTATCTTGACAAACCTGCTATACACGAGACAATGGTTAAG GTCAGTGCATACATCCTTGGAGAGTTTGGACACCTTCTAGCCAGACGACCTGGATGCAGTCCAAAGGAAATATTTGGCATTATACATGAGAAGCTTCCTACTGTATC GACTTCTACTATTTCTATTCTTTTGTCTACATATGCTAAAATTCTGATGCACAGTCAACCACCAGACCCTGAATTACAAAATCAGATATGGACAATATTTAAGAA ATATGAAAGCTCAATTGAAGTTGAAATACAGCAAAGAGCTGTCGAATATTTTGCATTGAGTAGAAAAGGTGCAGCTCTAATGGACATATTGGCCGAAATGCCTAAATTCCCCGAACGACAG TCTGCTTTGATTAAAAAGGCTGAAGACACTGAAGTTGACACTGCAGAACAAAGTGCCATAAGGTTACGAGCTCAACAGCTATCTCAAACATCAAATGCTTTGGTTGTAACAGAACAAAGTCATGCTAATGGAACTCCTCCTGGTGGCCAACTTAGCCTTGTAAAAATTCCCAGCATGAGCAGTAATGTG GATGATACCTCAGCAGATGGAAGATTATCCCAGGAAAATGGGACTTTGAGTAAAGTAGATTCTCAACCTCCTTCAGGAGATTTCCTTGGTGATCTCTTGGGTCCATTGGCTATTGAAGGCCCTCCCAGTATCAATATCCACACTCGGTCAAGCTCTAATTCAGGATTGGAAGGAACTGTGGTTGAAGCCACAGCCATAGTACCTGCTGGAGAACAGACCAATTCGGTGCAG CCAATTGGAAATATTGCTGAAAGGTTTCATGCTTTGTGCGTGAAGGATAGTGGTGTTCTATACGAGGATCCCTACATTCAG ATTGGTATTAAGGCAGAATGGAGAGCTCACCTTGGACATCTTGTTCTTTTCTTGGGAAACAAGAACACTTCTCCTCTTGTCTCTGTTCAAGCTTTAATATTGCCTCCCACACATTTGAAGATGGAGCTCTCTCTAGTACCAGAAACCATACCTCCCCGGGCACAA GTGCAATGCCCACTTGAGGTCATTAATCTCCATCCAAGCAGGGATGTCGCTGTTCTTGATTTCTCCTACATGTTTGGTAACGATAGG GTCAATGTCAAACTTCGCCTACCTGCTGTCCTAAATAAATTTCTCCAACCTATATCTGTAACTGCTGAAGAGTTTTTCCCTCAATGGAGATCACTTCCTGGACCACCTTTGAAACTTCAAGAAGTG GTTAGAGGTGTTAGGCCACTTCCACTGCCTGAAATGGCAAACTTATTCAGCAGTTACCACATAACAGTTTCCCCTGGCCTT GATCCCAATCCAAACAATCTCGTTGCGAGTACAACATTTTATTCAGAAAGTACTAGGGCAATGCTTTGTTTA ATAAGAATTGAGACAGACCCAGCTGACAGAACCCAGCTGCGAATGACAGTTGCTTCAGGGGACCCAACACTAACATTTGA GCTGAAGGAGTTCATCAAAGACCAATTAGTGAGCATTCCCACTCCTATCGCAATTCGTCCGACACAGCTAGCTCCAGCATCTCCAGTGGCTCAACCCAGCAGTGCTCCCGCATCCTTGACGGATCCTGGGGCAATGCTGGCTGCTCTTTTATGA